A section of the Brachyhypopomus gauderio isolate BG-103 chromosome 13, BGAUD_0.2, whole genome shotgun sequence genome encodes:
- the LOC143473282 gene encoding uncharacterized protein LOC143473282, with product MNAVHFPKHVNFTYINTFICEEYVRLLKSVNMEKEKSYHCLECGKSFAEQSSLKKHQRIHTGEKPYHCSECGKSFTQLGNLRRHQRIHTGEKPYHCSECGKSFTSHRHLQNHQRIHTGEKPYHCSECGKSFTENSSLKQHQRIHTGEKPYHCSECGKSFTQQGNLQLHQRIHTGEKPYHCSECGKSFTTHSHLQQHQRIHTGDKPYHCSECGKSFTEQSSLKKHQRIHTGEKPYHCSECGRSFSRLSNLQLHQRIHTGEKPYHCSECGKSFTTQSSLKKHQHIHTGEKPYHCSECGKSFSRLSNLQLHQRIHTGEKPYHCSECGKSFTQRSSLKKHQRIHTGQKP from the coding sequence ATGAATGCTGTCCACTTTCCTAAACACGTAAACTttacctacataaacacatttatctgtgaggagtatgtcagactgctgaaatcagtaaacatggaaaaggagaaaagctaccactgcttagagtgtggaaagagttttGCTGAACAGAGTAgtctcaaaaaacaccagcgcattcacacaggagagaagccatatcactgctcagagtgtgggaagagttttactcaactgGGTAATCTTCgacggcaccagcgcattcacacaggagagaagccgtatcactgctcagagtgtgggaagagttttacttcACACCGTCATCTCCAGAaccaccagcgcattcacacaggagagaagccatatcactgctcagagtgtgggaagagttttactgaaAATAGTAGTCTTAAacagcaccagcgcattcacacaggagagaagccatatcactgctcagagtgtgggaagagttttactcagcaaggtaatcttcaactgcaccagcgcattcacacaggagagaagccatatcactgctcagagtgtgggaagagttttactacacacagtcatcttcaacagcaccagcgcattcacacaggagataagccatatcactgctcagagtgtgggaagagttttactgaacagagtagtctcaaaaaacaccagcgcattcacacaggagagaagccatatcactgctcagagtgtgggaggagttttTCTCGACTGAGtaatcttcaactgcaccagcgcattcacacaggagagaagccatatcactgctcagagtgtgggaagagttttactacacagagtagtctcaaaaaacaccagcacattcacacaggagagaagccatatcactgctcagagtgtgggaagagtttttctCGACTGAGtaatcttcaactgcaccagcgcattcacacaggagagaagccatatcactgctcagagtgtgggaagagttttactcaacggagtagtttaaaaaaacaccagcgcattcacacaggacagAAGCCATAG